The Alkalibaculum bacchi genomic interval CTTATAAGATGTTTTTAGAAGTAGCTCAAATACTTGAAGAAGAGCCTGTAGATTATTCTTCTAAAGTATTTGAAGAATTAAGCACAATGTGCATTTGTGATGAAGATTTGCTAGAACAATTTAAATTTCAAGTTCAATTTATAAATGCAGAAAAGGAAATGATTCATCGAATTAGTCAAAATAATCTCTTTGTATCCAATCAATTGGAATTTGCAGGGGAGTTGATTCAGGATATGAAAAACAGCTTAAATGATAAATGGCTAATCAAATCCGATGAAGAAAGAAATGTCTTTGTAGAATTAGATAAAAATGATATAAGCGTAGAAAAGCTGTATGTAATTCAAGAAGCAAATGAAAGGTATAAGGTGACCATTGCCAGTAATAAAAGATTGCAAGAAGCCATATCAAAAGACAAAATTCCGCGAATGCTATCAGATGTCCTAGATGTAAAAATCGGTTTGGATAATGAGATGTTTTCATCAGAATATGGGGGACACTTATATATTTACCGTGAATTGTCAGAATATAGAATCAGTACAGGTCTTGTCTCTTACTCAAGTGTAGCTGGAGAAAAATCAGGAGATATTTTCTCCGATAAGACTTTAGAAAATGGTAATCGAGTTCTTGCACTATGTGATGGTATGGGAATAGGCGATAACGCTTATGAGGAAAGCGATACCACTATGAATTTACTAGAGAAGTTTATGGAAGCAGGAATAGACAAGACTGTTATGATTAAAAATATCAACTCTGTACTTATGCTTCGCAATGAAAAAGAAACTTTTTCAACTTTAGACTATGTACTCTTTGATACCTTTACGGGAGTAGCAGAATTTAATAAGATTGGTGCAGCTATTACATTAATAATACAAGATGGAAAAGTAAAGCTGTTAAGGGGTCAATCCTTGCCTGTAGGTATTTTAGACGAAATCGCTATAGAATCTATTACTCTTTCCTTAGGTGAAGGTGATTTGATTGTCATGATGACAGATGGCATATTTGAATGTTGCAATAATACAGAAGCGGTGGAAGAATGGATTACAAATGCTGTAAAAAACATCTCGTCTAACAACCCACAGAAGATAGCAGACAAAATATTTACTCAATTCAAGGCCATTTGCCCTAATCCAAAAGATGATATTACCATATTAGTTGGTAGGGTTTGGAAAGTATAGTTAGCAAGTCATCCTAGCCCTAGTCCTAGCTTAGATATAGAGATTCTAAATATAATTGTTTATGAAGCTTTATAAATTATCTATATGCTAGTGGCTAGTGGCTTTATTTTTTTCGATTTATTGTTTTATCTTGAAACAATAATCCAAAACATATACAATAAGCCTATGTTTACGTGAAGTGGTGATGGAATGGAAGAAAAGGTTTTAAATTTTGTCAATGAGAACAAATTGTTAGATGTTGGGGATCGGATCCTTATAGGTGTATCAGGGGGACCTGATTCTATTGCTTTATTTCATTTTTTATACTCAATCCGTGAGAATTTTGGCTTAGAGATTGCTGTTTGTCATTTAAACCATATGATCCGTGGAAAAGAAGCAAATGAAGATGAAAAATTTGTTCGGGATTTATGTGAAAAAAACAAGATAGCATTTTATAGTAAAAGATGTGAGGTAGAAAGGTTAGCCAAAGAAAGAAAGATTACCGTTGAAGAAGCAGGTCGAGAAGAACGCTATAAATTTTTTTATTATTTAAAGCAGAAGTTGGGTATAGATAAGATAGCTTTAGCACATCACCTCGATGACAATGTAGAGACCATACTTATGAGATTTCTTCGTGGTACAGGAGTGAAGGGTCTAAGAGGAATTGTTCCAATGAGAGAAGATAGGGTTATAAGGCCATTTTTGTCCGTTCAAAAGAGAGAGATACTAGAGTATTGTAAAATTCATAAACTTTCTACCAAACTAGATAAAACGAATTTAGAAGCAAAATATCATCGAAATAAACTGAGATTAGAAGTGATTCCCTACTTAGAAAAATTTAACCCTAATTTTGCTCAAGGAGTAAGCCAATTAGGTAATATTTCTACAGAATACTATGATTTTGTTCAGAAATGTGCAAAAGCAGAAGTAAAACGAATTACTATTGATGGAAAAATAGATATTAAAAAGTTTAATGATCTTCATATATGTTTAAAGAGGGAAGTATTAATAGAAGTACTACGAAAAACGAATAAGAAAATCTCATTAGAATACCATCATATTGATCTTGTTCTCAATAAATTAAAAGATAAACATAATACTGTCTGGGGTTTGGATTTGCCCAATAGAATAAAAGTAATCCGCCAGTATGACTATTTATTTGCTGAAATTCATAGAAATAGAAGGGAAATAAATTCTTTTTGCTACGAATTGACGCCGGGTAAGGTATTATTATTATCTAAATTACATTGCTGTTGTAGTATGGATATTATGAGCATGGATGTATACAGAAATCTTAATCCTAAGCCTTTTGGAGCTGTTTTTGATTATGATAAAATTTTGGAGCAAGGCAAACACCTTCTTCTTAGAAGTAGAAAAGAAGGGGATCGTATTGAACCTATGGGGATGCAAGGTACAAAGAAAGTAAAAGATATTTTCATTGATAAGAAAATTCCTGCTGAAAGACGCTGGGAAATTCCTTTGCTTTGCGTCGACAATAATGTAATATGGATAGTGGGTTATCACAAAAGCAGAAGATTTAAATTAAATGAAGATACTCAAAATGTATTAATCGTATCTTTTGACTATTATGAGGAGGCATAAAATGAATAAGGACATAAAAAAGATATTAATAGGTGAAGAAGAATTAAAGGAAAAAATAGTTGAATTAGGTAAAGCACTTACTATTGAGTACAAAGACAAGTTCCCACTAGTTATTTGCGTATTAAAGGGTGCTGTTCTATTTATGTCAGATTTAGTACAGAAAATTGATGCTTCTTTAGAGATGGATTTTATGGCTGTATCCAGCTATGGAGACTCAACAAAGACTTCTGGTCAGGTAAGAATTGTTAAAGACTTAGAAAAAAGTGTAGATGGAAGAGAAGTATTAATCGTAGAAGACATTGTTGACAGTGGCTTGACTTTAGCTTATCTCATTAAGCTATTACAAGAAAGAAATGCAAAGAGCATAAAAGTTTGTTCCTTATTAGAAAAACCAGAAAGACATATTGCTGATGTAAAAATTGATTATGTAGGATTTGTAGTACCAGATGAATTTGTAGTAGGTTATGGATTAGACTATGCTGAAAGATATCGAAATCTTCCTTATATAGGCGTTCTAAAAGAAGAAATATACAACGACTAACAGTTGCGCTTTATACTCGCTAGAGAAGTTTCGTTTTTCACCCTAGCTCCTGCCCAGTCATCCTGAGCGCAGCGAAGGATCCTGACCCAAAAGGAATACCTCAATGCTAGTGACTAATGACTAGCAGCTAAAGAGATAGCTATCTCGTGTAGTTGTATTTTCATGAAATATATGGTAAAATGACATTTTGGAAATCTTACAAAGATAATAAATCATATTGAATACATTATCTATCATAAGTTTATAGGCAAATAAATGTTTTGTTGACGAAAGGAGCGTGAGCCTTTGAATAAATATTTAAGGATGATAGGGTTTTATTTAGTAGTGCTTATTTTAATAGCAACTTTACTAACGAATATTAAACCTGGCCAGAACATTCCCACTACATTAACATATTCTGAATTATTATCTGGTATTGAAGATGAAAGCATAAGTGAGTTGACAGTAGATATTGATAAGTATATTGTTTCTGGCAAATTAAATGATGGCAAAGACTTTCAATCGATAGTTTTACCTAGCAGTTTTACTACTTTTCTAAATGACTATTTACAAGAAGGTGGTACAGTAAAAGCTGACTTTAAACAACCAGAGCAGGCACCATGGTGGTTTACCATATTACCATCTGTCTTTCTAATCATTATTATGGTTGTTTTCTTCTTAATGTTTACACAACAATCAGGAAGTGGCGGTGGAAAGGTTATGTCCTTTGGAAAGAGTAAGGCAAAACTTCACACTCCGTCGAAAAAATCAGTAACATTCAAAGATGTTGCTGGTGCAGATGAAGAAAAGGAAGAACTTGAAGAAGTTGTAGACTTTCTGAAGTCCCCTGCGCGATTTTTAGAATTAGGTGCCCGTATTCCCAAAGGTGTTCTCTTAGTGGGACCTCCTGGAACAGGTAAAACTTTGCTAGCACGAGCTGTAGCAGGTGAGGCAGGAGTGCCCTTTTTCAGTATTAGCGGTTCTGACTTCGTTGAAATGTTTGTAGGGGTAGGTGCTTCTAGAGTAAGGGATCTATTTGAAACAGCAAAGAAAAAT includes:
- the tilS gene encoding tRNA lysidine(34) synthetase TilS — translated: MEEKVLNFVNENKLLDVGDRILIGVSGGPDSIALFHFLYSIRENFGLEIAVCHLNHMIRGKEANEDEKFVRDLCEKNKIAFYSKRCEVERLAKERKITVEEAGREERYKFFYYLKQKLGIDKIALAHHLDDNVETILMRFLRGTGVKGLRGIVPMREDRVIRPFLSVQKREILEYCKIHKLSTKLDKTNLEAKYHRNKLRLEVIPYLEKFNPNFAQGVSQLGNISTEYYDFVQKCAKAEVKRITIDGKIDIKKFNDLHICLKREVLIEVLRKTNKKISLEYHHIDLVLNKLKDKHNTVWGLDLPNRIKVIRQYDYLFAEIHRNRREINSFCYELTPGKVLLLSKLHCCCSMDIMSMDVYRNLNPKPFGAVFDYDKILEQGKHLLLRSRKEGDRIEPMGMQGTKKVKDIFIDKKIPAERRWEIPLLCVDNNVIWIVGYHKSRRFKLNEDTQNVLIVSFDYYEEA
- the hpt gene encoding hypoxanthine phosphoribosyltransferase: MNKDIKKILIGEEELKEKIVELGKALTIEYKDKFPLVICVLKGAVLFMSDLVQKIDASLEMDFMAVSSYGDSTKTSGQVRIVKDLEKSVDGREVLIVEDIVDSGLTLAYLIKLLQERNAKSIKVCSLLEKPERHIADVKIDYVGFVVPDEFVVGYGLDYAERYRNLPYIGVLKEEIYND